In Arthrobacter alpinus, a single window of DNA contains:
- a CDS encoding 3'-5' exonuclease yields the protein MTSWSMHPRAAFDLETTGKDPRTARIVTASIVMVDDAGAVAESYEWLADPGVEIPEEASAIHGVSTAHARENGRPADEVTAEVGAVLATLFANNIPVIAFNASYDFTVLANEARRHELPQITAAPVIDPFICNKQVDKFRKGSRTLVALCEEYGIKLDDAHTSAADAEATLRLADALAAKYSVLRVDLNDLHAAQVGWAREQAADFQQYLRRMKDPAAVIEGDWPVLP from the coding sequence ATGACTAGCTGGAGCATGCACCCCCGTGCCGCATTTGACCTGGAAACAACGGGCAAGGATCCGCGCACGGCCCGGATCGTCACGGCGTCGATCGTGATGGTTGATGATGCCGGTGCCGTTGCCGAAAGCTATGAGTGGCTGGCCGATCCCGGCGTTGAAATCCCGGAAGAAGCTTCGGCTATCCACGGCGTCTCCACGGCGCATGCGCGCGAAAACGGGCGGCCCGCCGATGAGGTCACGGCCGAGGTAGGCGCCGTCCTGGCCACCTTGTTCGCCAACAACATCCCCGTGATCGCCTTCAACGCCAGCTATGACTTCACCGTTCTGGCCAACGAGGCTCGCCGGCACGAGCTGCCGCAGATCACGGCCGCCCCGGTGATCGACCCTTTTATTTGCAACAAGCAGGTGGACAAGTTCCGCAAGGGAAGCCGCACCCTCGTGGCGCTGTGCGAGGAGTATGGCATCAAGCTCGACGACGCCCACACCTCGGCCGCGGATGCCGAGGCCACTCTTCGCCTGGCAGACGCCCTAGCCGCCAAATACAGCGTGCTGCGGGTAGACCTGAACGATCTGCATGCCGCGCAGGTGGGGTGGGCCCGTGAGCAGGCTGCAGACTTCCAACAGTATTTGCGCCGTATGAAGGACCCCGCCGCTGTTATTGAGGGTGACTGGCCGGTCCTGCCCTAA
- a CDS encoding MGMT family protein, with protein MREQYLEAVLAVADLIPPARVLSYGDIAALLESGGPRQVGAVMAAQGSTAPWWRVIRAGGQAPQGHERRALEHYRQEQTALRGDTAASWRVDMKAARWNPTEAEFDLIDAIAATLQEADDAGSEMSVPRDGIQA; from the coding sequence ATGCGTGAGCAGTATCTTGAAGCGGTTTTGGCGGTGGCGGACTTGATTCCGCCTGCACGGGTTCTCTCCTACGGAGACATTGCGGCCTTGTTGGAGAGCGGCGGTCCCCGGCAGGTGGGTGCCGTCATGGCCGCCCAGGGGAGCACCGCGCCTTGGTGGCGGGTGATTCGGGCCGGCGGCCAGGCACCCCAGGGGCACGAACGCCGGGCGCTGGAGCACTACCGCCAGGAGCAAACGGCACTGCGTGGGGATACGGCCGCCTCGTGGCGTGTGGATATGAAGGCTGCACGTTGGAATCCCACGGAAGCTGAATTTGACCTCATCGATGCAATTGCGGCCACGTTGCAGGAAGCGGACGACGCCGGATCCGAAATGTCAGTACCTCGTGATGGAATTCAGGCATGA
- a CDS encoding ATP-dependent helicase, translating into MSMQADQPNPEQSAQRGRFAVPRLSLVPPADSVRSAPQLSADQQRVVDLAPGSGPMLVWGAPGTGKSTVLIEATVKRMDHHGIDPAGALLLAPSRLAAARLRDGFSARLTRSLSTSPARTWSSYAFDLLRRAKVEGRMPHLDGPPRLMSGPEQDLIIRDLLVGHRMGLGTDPQWPAELADAVETRGFRHEIRQLFDRVIEYGLAPAELAELGVANQRPDWVAAGSLYQEYRDVVDWGKSGSFDPAGIITAATTLLQLDPEFLAQERNRLTLIVVDDIQEANKSVHELLRLVGRGKDVLVAASPDTVVQGFRGARPDLVASLADSLSTHERPLLQFSLSTSHRMGQPLAAAWLGVADRIFQIRGGHKARELAWPASQGELEATAGDPASSGHDNSYVSAHVVASEVHELRLVAERILHLQHLGGYGLNEMAVIVRTGSALAALQRYLSAQGIAVKVPVAENPVRDEAAVRPLLEAFGIALAPEKLDAEACVSLLTSRLGRSTALHLRRLRQALRQQELHAGGGRASDELLVEALLKPEKLEPLGWEAANARRIAAMLGAGQAAVAEPGANAETVLWALWDACDSSGTWETQALRGGPTGIRADRDLDAVMALFQTAERYVDQLPGSSPQQFLDYLMSQELPMDTLAARAQRTDAVEILTPASAAGREWPIVIVAGLQEGVWPNTRLRGELLGSQLLVDVLENGAQAARQIEPAARLRDIRYDELRSFAAAISRASKILILTAAAGHDLQPSQFLDLAAPFVPVTDSGGESQYPVRPVEQVPRPMTLRSLVAELRQESEMHAEPEAARMLAVLADQRVPGAHPAQWWGLLPLSTDAAIVAPGEPVVVSPSKVEEVLKSPLNWFIKAAGGEATTDFARSLGTLIHGIAQDIPNGAGHEYLAELDKRWPSLGLPESWETDVDYKRAQEMLGKLAQYVIDARQQGRTLVGVEENFTVDLGQLPENGHVVRLRGQVDRLEADAQGNLIVVDIKTGRTKPTKEQVAEHPQLGAYQVAVSSGGFAEQAAAAGLAGAVSGGAALLPLGDNTKTVKTQDQAAMVAGSENDPTRKVMEAALLMAQAVFPARHGADWSERNGCPLPTICPLCPEGKQITE; encoded by the coding sequence ATGAGCATGCAAGCAGATCAGCCGAATCCAGAGCAGTCAGCGCAGCGGGGCAGGTTTGCCGTGCCCAGGCTTTCGCTCGTGCCGCCGGCTGACAGTGTCAGGAGTGCCCCGCAGCTCAGTGCCGACCAGCAGCGTGTGGTGGATCTTGCACCCGGCTCGGGCCCCATGCTGGTCTGGGGTGCGCCGGGCACCGGCAAGTCAACGGTACTGATCGAAGCAACAGTCAAGCGAATGGACCACCACGGCATTGACCCGGCCGGTGCGCTCCTGCTGGCTCCGTCGCGTCTTGCTGCCGCACGGCTTCGTGATGGCTTCAGTGCGCGGCTTACAAGAAGCCTGAGCACCTCCCCGGCACGAACCTGGTCGTCCTACGCCTTTGACTTGTTGCGCCGGGCCAAGGTTGAGGGGCGCATGCCACACCTTGACGGACCGCCTCGGCTCATGAGCGGCCCGGAACAGGACCTGATCATCAGGGATCTGCTGGTGGGGCACCGGATGGGGTTGGGCACCGACCCGCAGTGGCCAGCCGAATTGGCCGACGCCGTTGAAACCAGAGGCTTCCGCCATGAAATCCGCCAGCTCTTTGACCGCGTCATTGAATACGGACTTGCTCCGGCGGAACTGGCCGAGCTGGGGGTGGCCAATCAGCGCCCTGATTGGGTTGCGGCAGGATCGCTGTACCAGGAATACCGGGACGTGGTGGACTGGGGAAAGTCCGGCTCCTTTGACCCGGCAGGCATCATCACGGCGGCCACAACACTTTTGCAGCTGGACCCGGAGTTTCTGGCGCAGGAACGCAACAGGCTGACCCTGATTGTTGTTGATGACATCCAGGAGGCCAATAAGTCGGTGCACGAGCTCCTTCGCCTGGTGGGTCGCGGCAAGGATGTCCTCGTGGCGGCCTCGCCGGACACCGTGGTGCAGGGATTCCGTGGCGCCCGCCCGGATCTTGTGGCGTCACTGGCGGACAGTTTATCCACGCACGAGCGCCCCTTGCTTCAGTTTTCCTTGTCCACCTCGCACCGGATGGGCCAGCCCTTGGCTGCGGCGTGGCTAGGCGTTGCCGACCGGATCTTCCAGATCCGTGGCGGCCACAAGGCCAGGGAGCTTGCCTGGCCGGCAAGCCAAGGCGAGCTGGAGGCAACAGCCGGGGACCCGGCGTCGTCCGGCCACGACAACTCGTATGTGAGTGCGCATGTGGTGGCATCCGAGGTGCACGAGCTGCGTTTGGTGGCCGAGCGCATCCTGCACCTGCAGCACCTGGGCGGCTATGGCCTGAATGAGATGGCAGTGATTGTCCGTACCGGTTCCGCATTGGCCGCGTTGCAGCGGTATCTGAGCGCGCAGGGGATTGCCGTCAAGGTGCCCGTCGCAGAGAACCCAGTCCGCGATGAGGCCGCCGTGCGCCCCCTGCTTGAAGCCTTTGGCATTGCCCTGGCCCCGGAGAAGCTCGACGCCGAGGCTTGCGTTTCGCTGTTGACCTCCCGGTTGGGGCGCTCCACGGCGTTGCACCTGCGCCGTCTGCGCCAAGCGTTGCGCCAGCAGGAATTGCATGCAGGTGGCGGCCGGGCCAGCGACGAACTGCTCGTGGAAGCACTGTTGAAGCCCGAGAAGCTGGAACCACTCGGGTGGGAGGCCGCCAACGCACGCCGCATCGCGGCCATGCTGGGCGCGGGCCAGGCTGCCGTGGCCGAGCCCGGCGCCAATGCCGAGACCGTGTTGTGGGCGTTGTGGGATGCCTGCGACAGCTCCGGGACATGGGAGACGCAGGCGCTGCGCGGCGGGCCAACAGGTATTCGTGCAGACCGCGACCTCGATGCGGTTATGGCGTTGTTCCAGACTGCAGAGCGCTACGTTGACCAGCTGCCCGGCTCCAGCCCGCAACAGTTCTTGGACTACCTGATGAGCCAGGAACTGCCCATGGACACTCTGGCGGCCCGCGCCCAACGAACGGATGCCGTGGAGATCTTGACCCCGGCCAGTGCGGCTGGCAGGGAGTGGCCAATCGTGATTGTGGCAGGCTTGCAGGAGGGTGTCTGGCCCAACACTCGTTTGCGTGGGGAGCTGCTGGGAAGCCAGCTGCTGGTGGACGTCTTGGAAAACGGGGCGCAGGCGGCCCGGCAGATTGAACCGGCCGCCAGGCTGCGTGACATCAGGTATGACGAGCTGCGCAGTTTCGCCGCCGCCATTTCCCGCGCCAGTAAGATCCTCATCCTCACGGCTGCCGCCGGGCACGATCTGCAGCCCTCGCAATTCCTTGACCTGGCCGCTCCATTCGTCCCCGTCACAGACTCTGGTGGTGAGTCCCAATATCCAGTTCGTCCCGTGGAGCAGGTTCCGCGCCCCATGACGCTGCGCTCTTTGGTGGCGGAGCTGCGGCAGGAATCGGAAATGCATGCCGAACCCGAAGCGGCACGGATGCTTGCCGTATTGGCCGATCAACGCGTGCCCGGGGCCCATCCCGCCCAGTGGTGGGGCCTGCTGCCGTTGAGCACGGATGCAGCGATCGTGGCGCCGGGGGAGCCCGTGGTGGTCTCGCCGTCGAAAGTGGAAGAGGTGCTGAAATCTCCGCTGAACTGGTTCATCAAGGCAGCCGGTGGCGAAGCAACCACCGATTTTGCCCGCAGCCTGGGCACACTTATCCACGGGATCGCCCAGGACATACCCAACGGCGCAGGGCACGAATATCTGGCCGAGCTGGACAAGCGTTGGCCGTCCCTTGGGTTGCCCGAATCGTGGGAAACGGACGTTGATTACAAACGTGCCCAGGAGATGCTGGGCAAACTGGCCCAATACGTGATCGATGCCAGGCAACAGGGGCGCACCCTGGTGGGCGTGGAGGAGAACTTCACGGTTGATCTCGGTCAGCTTCCCGAGAACGGCCATGTGGTTCGCCTGCGGGGCCAGGTGGACAGGCTTGAGGCAGACGCCCAGGGAAACCTGATCGTCGTGGATATCAAGACCGGACGCACCAAGCCCACCAAGGAGCAGGTTGCCGAACACCCTCAGTTGGGCGCCTATCAGGTGGCAGTCAGTTCCGGCGGATTTGCGGAGCAGGCAGCCGCTGCAGGGCTGGCCGGCGCCGTTTCGGGCGGGGCCGCGCTGTTGCCGCTGGGGGACAACACCAAGACCGTGAAGACTCAGGATCAGGCAGCCATGGTTGCCGGCAGCGAGAACGACCCCACGCGCAAGGTCATGGAGGCCGCCCTGCTCATGGCGCAGGCCGTTTTCCCAGCCCGTCACGGAGCCGACTGGTCTGAACGCAACGGCTGCCCGCTACCCACCATCTGCCCGCTGTGCCCTGAAGGGAAACAAATCACCGAATGA